One part of the Tachysurus vachellii isolate PV-2020 chromosome 6, HZAU_Pvac_v1, whole genome shotgun sequence genome encodes these proteins:
- the LOC132847669 gene encoding zinc finger protein 678-like: MADDCKSQETAKPEKQEQDDSTDTSSVQSYYCSLCGKGFSRKGHLKQHHLIHTGEKPHQCSECGKTFIQKSNLKKHQRVHTGEKPYECSQCGKSFTRQSPFKNHQRSHTGEKPYHCSPCGKSFTLQSSFKRHQLIHNGEKPYYCTQCGKSFTRYSNLKSHHRVHTGEQLFCCLQCGKSFRELSTLKNHQLIHTGERPHYCSQCGMSFRELSHLRTHERIHTRETPHYCSQCGMSFRELSHLKTHQRIHKGDKPHYCSQCGMSFRELSHLKTHQRIHTGGKPFYCSQCGMSFRELSHLKTHQRIHTKEKPHYCSQCGMSFRELSHLKTHQRIHTGERPYRCSQCGKSFKQHGSFKAHQRIHTGEKQ, encoded by the exons ATGGCGGACGATTGCAAATCCCAAGAAACAGCTAAACCCGAGAAACAGGAACAGGACGACTCTACAGACACGAGCTCAGTCCAG AGTTACTACTGCTCGCTGTGTGGAAAAGGTTTTTCTAGAAAGGGTCATCTTAAACAACACCACCTAATCCATACAGGAGAAAAACCACATCAGTGTTCAGAGTGCGGGAAGACATTTATCCAAAAAAGCAATCTTAAAAAGCACCAGCGTGTTCACACCGGAGAGAAGCCTTACGAATGCTCACAGTGCGGGAAGAGTTTTACACGACAGAGTCCTTTTAAAAACCATCAGCGCAGTCACAccggagagaagccgtatcactGCTCACCGTGCGGGAAGAGTTTTACGCTGCAGAGTTCGTTTAAAAGGCACCAACTCATCCACAACGGAGAGAAGCCGTATTACTGCACGCAGTGCGGGAAGAGTTTTACACGATACAGTAATTTAAAAAGCCACCACCGCGTTCACACCGGGGAGCAGCTGTTTTGTTGCTTGCAGTGCGGGAAGAGTTTTCGAGAGTTGTCTACTTTAAAAAACCACCAgctcattcacacaggagagaggcCACATTACTGCTCGCAGTGCGGGATGAGTTTCCGAGAGCTGAGTCATTTAAGAACGCACGAGCGCATTCACACGAGAGAGACGCCGCACTACTGCTCGCAGTGCGGGATGAGTTTCAGAGAACTGagtcatttaaaaacacatcagCGCATTCACAAAGGAGACAAGCCGCATTACTGCTCGCAGTGCGGGATGAGTTTCAGGGAGCTGAGTCATTTGAAAACGCACCAGCGCATCCACACCGGCGGGAAGCCATTTTACTGCTCGCAGTGCGGGATGAGTTTCAGGGAGCTCAGTCATTTGAAAACGCACCAGCGCATCCACACTAAAGAGAAGCCGCATTACTGCTCGCAGTGCGGGATGAGTTTCAGAGAGTTGAGTCATTTGAAAAcgcaccagcgcattcacacaggagagaggcCATATCGCTGCTCACAATGCGGAAAGAGTTTTAAACAACACGGCTCTTTTAAAgcacaccagcgcattcacacaggagagaagcagTAA
- the LOC132847673 gene encoding gastrula zinc finger protein XlCGF49.1-like: MTETFGHREKHMDQMNTSLVQREISSGTPTLITMKDEFTTAPSRKSFTQEYILKQRQGIGNDEKPYPCSSPIDLERHKKDHTDEGYFCLQCGNNYKHRYYLHHHQRIHTGERPYRCSHCGNRFREPGHLRQHVRVHTGEKPYDCLQCGKSFAHRGSLQIHQRIHTGEKPYQCSHCGNRFNDRRNLKRHQRIHTGEKPFFCSQCGKNFSYQSSLKSHKIIHERKK, encoded by the exons ATGACGGAGACATTCGGTCATCGAGAGAAACACATGGACCAAATGAACACTAGTCTTGTCCAG AGAGAAATATCATCTGGTACTCCCACACTGATAACCATGAAAGATGAATTCACTACAGCTCCATCTAGAAAGAGTTTTACTCAGGAATATATTCTCAAGCAACGTCAAGGCATTGGCAATGACGAGAAACCATATCCGTGTTCAAGTCCTATTGATCTAGAAAGACACAAGAAAGACCACACGGATGAGGGATATTTCTGCTTGCAGTGTGGGAATAATTATAAGCACCGGtattatcttcatcatcatcaacgcATTCATACAGGAGAAAGACCTTATCGGTGTTCACACTGCGGGAATCGTTTCAGAGAACCCGGTCATCTCCGGCAACACGTCCgcgttcacacaggagagaaaccgtATGACTGCTTGCAATGCGGGAAGAGTTTCGCTCACCGAGGAAGCCTGCAGatacaccagcgcattcacacggGAGAAAAACCGTATCAGTGCTCGCATTGCGGGAACAGATTTAATGACAGACGTAACCTTAAAcgacaccagcgcattcacacaggagagaagccgtttTTCTGCTCTCAGTGTGGAAAGAATTTTTCTTACCAAAGCAGTCTAAAATCACACAAGATTATTCacgagagaaagaaatga